Proteins found in one Oryza glaberrima chromosome 4, OglaRS2, whole genome shotgun sequence genomic segment:
- the LOC127770515 gene encoding kinesin-like protein KIN-14H isoform X1 — translation MASSLTPRSPYPKKENLGNARRGMGVKPGPRRNVLSAINNGGGTNSDTASVDGGEGGAGPAAPVIEFTGREDVERLLAEKMKGKSKTDYKGRTEQMSEYIKKLRACIRWYIELVDGYLVEQEKLRSTMDAENAQHAELEAQLSSDLEELKAAHLNLTRQCDSLEESFNKEKADRMLAVESYEKERQQRESAEASRDLLSVDLERVSHEAKRFSEQLKMVQDTNKRLQEYNTSLQQYNSNLQADASKSGDIISKLQKEKSAMMETMASLKDLNNSMKNHLDSSRTSQQEAIRMKEQLMKEVDCLRIELHQIREDRDQSVSQVNTLSAELANYKELAGKSTKDCESLSVKVSAFEVSGFRLTKSILSVRNYLAHHYASAQETCSMQQEQIQTLQKQLAVATNKLKLADVTAIEAMTGYEEQKVIIKDLEERLASAEFQIVEADKLRKKLHNTILELKGNIRVFCRVRPLLQDNDSSGAEEALISYPTSVESAGRGIDLMNQGQRFSFSYDKVFDHGASQEDVFVEMSQLVQSALDGYKVCIFAYGQTGSGKTYTMMGPPGRDQKGIIPRSLEQIFKTSQSLESQGWKYSMQASMLEIYNETIRDLLAPGRSNNFDLSTSKQYTIKHDPQGNTTVTDLTVADVFSSADVTSLLAKASQSRSVGRTQMNEQSSRSHFVFTLKISGSNENTGQQVQGVLNLIDLAGSERLAKSGSTGDRLKETQAINKSLSALSDVIFAIAKGDDHVPFRNSKLTYLLQPCLGGDSKTLMFVNISPEASSVGETICSLRFASRVNACEIGIPRRHTQARSFDSRLSYG, via the exons ATGGCCTCCTCCCTCACGCCCCGTAGCCCTTACCCG aaGAAGGAGAACTTGGGCAACGCGCGGCGGGGGATGGGGGTCAAGCCTGGCCCGCGCCGCAATGTCCTCTCGGCAATCAACAACGGCGGTGGCACGAACAGCGACACGGCgtcggtggacggcggcgagggcggggcTGGGCCGGCGGCGCCTGTGATCGAGTTCACCGGGAGGGAGGATGTGGAGCGGCTGCTCGCCGAGAAGATGAAGGGGAAGAGCAAGACCGACTACAAG GGGAGAACTGAGCAGATGAGTGAGTACATCAAGAAGCTGAGAGCTTGCATCCGCTGGTACATTGAGTTGGTGGACGGCTACTTGGTCGAGCAGGAGAAGCTCCGTAGTACGATGGATGCAGAGAATGCCCAGCACGCCGAGTTGG AGGCCCAGCTTAGCAGTGATCTGGAAGAGCTGAAAGCTGCACACCTGAACTTGACGCGGCAGTGCGATTCGTTGGAGGAAAGCTTCAACAAGGAGAAGGCCGACaggatg CTTGCTGTGGAGTCCTACGAGAAGGAGAGGCAGCAAAGGGAATCGGCTGAGGCGTCCCGCGACTTGCTGTCGGTGGACCTGGAAAGAGTCAGCCATGAAGCAAAACGGTTTAGTGAGCAA CTGAAAATGGTCCAAGACACGAACAAAAGACTGCAGGAGTACAACACCAGCTTGCAGCAATACAACAGTAATCTTCAAGCTGATGCCTCTAAGAGTGGGGACATCATCTCAAAATTGCAAAAAGAGAAGAGTGCCATGATGGAAACAATGGCTTCTCTGAAAGATTTAAACAATTCAATGAAGAACCATTTGGATTCTTCTAGG ACTTCTCAACAAGAGGCCATTAGAATGAAAGAACAACTTATGAAAGAAGTGGATTGCCTTAGAATTGAGCTACACCAAATTAGAGAAGACCGTGATCAGTCTGTTTCTCAAGTAAATACCTTGAGTGCTGAGCTTGCTAATTACAAGGAACTAGCAGGCAAGTCTACAAAAGACTGTGAAAGCTTGAGTGTAAAAGTGTCAGCCTTTGAGGTTAGTGGTTTCAGATTAACCAAATCAATACTTTCTGTGCGCAACTATTTGGCTCACCATTATGCTTCTGCTCAGGAAACATGTAGTATGCAACAAGAACAGATTCAAACTTTGCAGAAACAACTTGCAGTTGCAACAAATAAACTGAAG CTTGCTGATGTTACTGCAATTGAGGCGATGACAGGATATGAAGAACAAAAGGTGATAATAAAAGATCTGGAAGAACGTTTGGCATCGGCAGAATTTCAAATTGTTGAAGCTGACAAGCTACGAAAGAAACTGCACAATACAATATTG GAGCTTAAAGGAAACATCAGAGTGTTTTGTAGGGTCCGACCACTTTTGCAAGACAACGATTCTAGTGGTGCAGAAGAAGCCCTTATTTCATATCCAACATCAGTTGAATCTGCCGGGCGTGGTATTGATTTGATGAACCAAG GTCAGAGATTTTCCTTCTCATATGACAAAGTTTTCGATCACGGTGCTTCACAAGAAGATGTGTTTGTGGAAATGTCACAACTAGTTCAAAGTGCACTTGATGGGTACAAG gtttgcatatttgcttatgGTCAAACAGGGTCTGGTAAAACTTATACAATGATGGGTCCACCAGGGCGTGATCAGAAAGGCATCATACCTCGTTCTTTGGAGCAAATTTTTAAGACAAGTCAGTCTCTTGAATCTCAAGGATGGAAGTACAGTATGCAG GCATCAATGTTGGAAATATACAATGAGACAATTCGTGATTTGTTAGCACCTGGTCGGTCTAATAACTTTGATCTGTCTACCAGTAAACAATACACCATAAAGCATGATCCACAAGGGAACACAACCGTCACTGACCTTACTGTTGCTGATGTTTTTAGTAGCGCCGACGTAACTTCTCTTCTAGCGAAAGCATCCCAAAGCAG GTCTGTGGGTAGGACCCAAATGAATGAACAATCTTCCCGGAGCCATTTTGTTTTCACACTGAAGATATCTGGATCAAATGAG AACACTGGGCAACAAGTCCAAGGTGTCCTTAACTTGATTGATTTAGCTGGCAGTGAACGCCTTGCTAAAAGTGGCTCCACGGGTGATCGTTTGAAGGAAACTCAG GCAATCAATAAAAGCTTGTCAGCTCTTAGCGATGTTATCTTTGCAATTGCGAAAGGAGACGATCATGTGCCCTTCAGGAACTCAAAACTTACATACCTTTTGCAG CCTTGCCTTGGAGGTGATTCCAAAACGCTGATGTTTGTCAACATTTCTCCGGAGGCATCATCCGTTGGGGAGACGATTTGTTCATTGAGGTTCGCTTCAAGGGTAAATGCTTGCGAGATCGGAATACCAAGACGGCACACACAAGCCCGGTCCTTCGATTCCAGGCTGAGCTATGGCTGA
- the LOC127770515 gene encoding kinesin-like protein KIN-14H isoform X2, which yields MASSLTPRSPYPKKENLGNARRGMGVKPGPRRNVLSAINNGGGTNSDTASVDGGEGGAGPAAPVIEFTGREDVERLLAEKMKGKSKTDYKGRTEQMSEYIKKLRACIRWYIELVDGYLVEQEKLRSTMDAENAQHAELEAQLSSDLEELKAAHLNLTRQCDSLEESFNKEKADRMLAVESYEKERQQRESAEASRDLLSVDLERVSHEAKRFSEQLKMVQDTNKRLQEYNTSLQQYNSNLQADASKSGDIISKLQKEKSAMMETMASLKDLNNSMKNHLDSSRTSQQEAIRMKEQLMKEVDCLRIELHQIREDRDQSVSQVNTLSAELANYKELAGKSTKDCESLSVKVSAFEETCSMQQEQIQTLQKQLAVATNKLKLADVTAIEAMTGYEEQKVIIKDLEERLASAEFQIVEADKLRKKLHNTILELKGNIRVFCRVRPLLQDNDSSGAEEALISYPTSVESAGRGIDLMNQGQRFSFSYDKVFDHGASQEDVFVEMSQLVQSALDGYKVCIFAYGQTGSGKTYTMMGPPGRDQKGIIPRSLEQIFKTSQSLESQGWKYSMQASMLEIYNETIRDLLAPGRSNNFDLSTSKQYTIKHDPQGNTTVTDLTVADVFSSADVTSLLAKASQSRSVGRTQMNEQSSRSHFVFTLKISGSNENTGQQVQGVLNLIDLAGSERLAKSGSTGDRLKETQAINKSLSALSDVIFAIAKGDDHVPFRNSKLTYLLQPCLGGDSKTLMFVNISPEASSVGETICSLRFASRVNACEIGIPRRHTQARSFDSRLSYG from the exons ATGGCCTCCTCCCTCACGCCCCGTAGCCCTTACCCG aaGAAGGAGAACTTGGGCAACGCGCGGCGGGGGATGGGGGTCAAGCCTGGCCCGCGCCGCAATGTCCTCTCGGCAATCAACAACGGCGGTGGCACGAACAGCGACACGGCgtcggtggacggcggcgagggcggggcTGGGCCGGCGGCGCCTGTGATCGAGTTCACCGGGAGGGAGGATGTGGAGCGGCTGCTCGCCGAGAAGATGAAGGGGAAGAGCAAGACCGACTACAAG GGGAGAACTGAGCAGATGAGTGAGTACATCAAGAAGCTGAGAGCTTGCATCCGCTGGTACATTGAGTTGGTGGACGGCTACTTGGTCGAGCAGGAGAAGCTCCGTAGTACGATGGATGCAGAGAATGCCCAGCACGCCGAGTTGG AGGCCCAGCTTAGCAGTGATCTGGAAGAGCTGAAAGCTGCACACCTGAACTTGACGCGGCAGTGCGATTCGTTGGAGGAAAGCTTCAACAAGGAGAAGGCCGACaggatg CTTGCTGTGGAGTCCTACGAGAAGGAGAGGCAGCAAAGGGAATCGGCTGAGGCGTCCCGCGACTTGCTGTCGGTGGACCTGGAAAGAGTCAGCCATGAAGCAAAACGGTTTAGTGAGCAA CTGAAAATGGTCCAAGACACGAACAAAAGACTGCAGGAGTACAACACCAGCTTGCAGCAATACAACAGTAATCTTCAAGCTGATGCCTCTAAGAGTGGGGACATCATCTCAAAATTGCAAAAAGAGAAGAGTGCCATGATGGAAACAATGGCTTCTCTGAAAGATTTAAACAATTCAATGAAGAACCATTTGGATTCTTCTAGG ACTTCTCAACAAGAGGCCATTAGAATGAAAGAACAACTTATGAAAGAAGTGGATTGCCTTAGAATTGAGCTACACCAAATTAGAGAAGACCGTGATCAGTCTGTTTCTCAAGTAAATACCTTGAGTGCTGAGCTTGCTAATTACAAGGAACTAGCAGGCAAGTCTACAAAAGACTGTGAAAGCTTGAGTGTAAAAGTGTCAGCCTTTGAG GAAACATGTAGTATGCAACAAGAACAGATTCAAACTTTGCAGAAACAACTTGCAGTTGCAACAAATAAACTGAAG CTTGCTGATGTTACTGCAATTGAGGCGATGACAGGATATGAAGAACAAAAGGTGATAATAAAAGATCTGGAAGAACGTTTGGCATCGGCAGAATTTCAAATTGTTGAAGCTGACAAGCTACGAAAGAAACTGCACAATACAATATTG GAGCTTAAAGGAAACATCAGAGTGTTTTGTAGGGTCCGACCACTTTTGCAAGACAACGATTCTAGTGGTGCAGAAGAAGCCCTTATTTCATATCCAACATCAGTTGAATCTGCCGGGCGTGGTATTGATTTGATGAACCAAG GTCAGAGATTTTCCTTCTCATATGACAAAGTTTTCGATCACGGTGCTTCACAAGAAGATGTGTTTGTGGAAATGTCACAACTAGTTCAAAGTGCACTTGATGGGTACAAG gtttgcatatttgcttatgGTCAAACAGGGTCTGGTAAAACTTATACAATGATGGGTCCACCAGGGCGTGATCAGAAAGGCATCATACCTCGTTCTTTGGAGCAAATTTTTAAGACAAGTCAGTCTCTTGAATCTCAAGGATGGAAGTACAGTATGCAG GCATCAATGTTGGAAATATACAATGAGACAATTCGTGATTTGTTAGCACCTGGTCGGTCTAATAACTTTGATCTGTCTACCAGTAAACAATACACCATAAAGCATGATCCACAAGGGAACACAACCGTCACTGACCTTACTGTTGCTGATGTTTTTAGTAGCGCCGACGTAACTTCTCTTCTAGCGAAAGCATCCCAAAGCAG GTCTGTGGGTAGGACCCAAATGAATGAACAATCTTCCCGGAGCCATTTTGTTTTCACACTGAAGATATCTGGATCAAATGAG AACACTGGGCAACAAGTCCAAGGTGTCCTTAACTTGATTGATTTAGCTGGCAGTGAACGCCTTGCTAAAAGTGGCTCCACGGGTGATCGTTTGAAGGAAACTCAG GCAATCAATAAAAGCTTGTCAGCTCTTAGCGATGTTATCTTTGCAATTGCGAAAGGAGACGATCATGTGCCCTTCAGGAACTCAAAACTTACATACCTTTTGCAG CCTTGCCTTGGAGGTGATTCCAAAACGCTGATGTTTGTCAACATTTCTCCGGAGGCATCATCCGTTGGGGAGACGATTTGTTCATTGAGGTTCGCTTCAAGGGTAAATGCTTGCGAGATCGGAATACCAAGACGGCACACACAAGCCCGGTCCTTCGATTCCAGGCTGAGCTATGGCTGA
- the LOC127770514 gene encoding uncharacterized protein LOC127770514 has protein sequence MPRQHAPAFTPEAASASATGGAGERQSLPALQAKMKRDPEGYEEELRQLRRHFESSVFLFRQQAALASTSSSGGGGEVAKELGDLALFLAHVAPFYPDDLADLPDQIGGLLDTNARALPSGLRVHLVQALILLVNRKIVDLEDTMELFMELQVIGDRAVKKLAFSHIVHSIRRMNQTHKNEARNRKLQNILFTFLQGEEESRAKRAFTILCDLHRRRVWFDDRTANAICNACFHGSSRIMIAAISFLLGYENVEQEDDSDASSSEDEAQNPQIILSKEDVYKANHKGTAATKKKKKAKLQRVIRSMKRQQRKSTEDTGSNYYSPLTYLKDPQGFAEKLFSRLQKCNERFEVRMMMLKVIARTIGLHHLVLLNFYPYLQRYVQPHQRDVTTLLAAAVQACHDMVPPDAVEPLFKQIVNQFVHDRSRPEAIAVGLNVVREICMRIPLLMNEDLLQDLVLYKKSHEKAVSIAARSLITLFREICPSLLVKKDRGRPADPKARPKAFGEATIASDVPGAELLDEDFSSEGEGSDDASDAFDSNDEKELQSARGTKQNLDGSSEANKLDTDEGMKEEDQLSGDEDDTEELDEDQDISDNDSEENDDELECDSDMDEENDVSESDDDEELSEKLDDSDEGSDQDDDSDQDDKSKNSSRKANKRKLSDYIGQLNAADASLRALKKLAGAKKAEASCDEAGKILSDEDFKRIKELKAKKEAKLALAQHGLGKGHDTKSVTFKMPSSDQLSLKRVDPSKLEAHIKRKLTKEERLEMVKAGREDRGKYQARTAVKQKKTGGLSNRQKQHKKKMPLAASRAKAARSRQEKKKLQKRSGKQFRGRKAWK, from the exons ATGCCTCGTCAGCACGCGCCGGCGTTCAcgccggaggcggcgtcggcgtcggccaccGGCGGGGCCGGGGAGCGGCAGAGCCTCCCGGCGCTGCAGGCGAAGATGAAGCGCGACCCGGAGGGGTACGAGGAGGAGCTCCGCCAGCTGCGGCGCCACTTCGAGTCATCGGTGTTCCTCTTCCGGCAGCAGGCGGCACTGGCCTCCACGTCCtcgtccggcggcggaggggaggtggcCAAGGAGCTCGGCGACCTCGCGCTGTTCCTCGCCCACGTCGCGCCCTTCTACCCGGACGACCTCGCCGACTTGCCCGACCAGATTGGTGGCCTGCTTGACACCAACGCGCGCGCGCTGCCGTCCGGGCTCCGTGTGCACCTCGTGCAGGCGCTGATACTACTGGTGAATCGGAAG ATTGTTGATCTGGAGGACACAATGGAGTTATTTATGGAGCTTCAAGTTATAGGGGACCGGGCTGTCAAAAAACTAGCATTCTCACATATTGTACACAGTATCAGGAGAATGAATCAGACCCACAAGAATGAAGCCAGGAATCGTAAACTGCAAAACATCCTTTTCACATTCCTACAG GGCGAGGAAGAGTCGAGAGCAAAGAGGGCCTTTACTATTCTATGTGATCTTCACCGTCGGAGGGTCTGGTTTGATGACCGCACAGCAAATGCTATATGCAATGCTTGTTTCCATGGTTCTTCTAG AATTATGATAGCCGCTATTTCATTCCTTCTTGGGTATGAAAACGTTGAGCAAGAAGATGATAGTGATGCATCCAGCAGTGAAGATGAAGCTCAAAACCCTCAAATTATTCTTAGTAAAGAGGATGTTTACAag GCAAATCACAAGGGCACTGCTGCTactaagaaaaagaagaaagctaAATTGCAGCGTGTGATTCGTAGTATGAAAAGGCAACAACGTAAATCCACTGAGGACACTGGCTCCAATTATTATTCACCACTGACGTATTTAAAGGATCCTCAG GGTTTTGCTGAGAAGCTCTTCTCTCGGCTCCAGAAATGCAATGAGCGGTTTGAG GTAAGGATGATGATGTTAAAGGTTATAGCGAGGACTATTGGGCTGCATCACTTGGTTTTGTTGAACTTCTATCCATATCTTCAAAGATACGTTCAG CCTCATCAACGAGATGTAACAACTTTACTTGCTGCAGCAGTACAGGCTTGCCATGATATG GTGCCTCCTGATGCAGTTGAACCACTGTTTAAGCAGATAGTAAATCAATTTGTGCATGATCGTTCTCGCCCAGAG GCTATTGCTGTTGGCTTGAATGTTGTGCGAGAGATCTGCATGAGAATACCTTTG TTGATGAATGAAGATCTACTCCAGGACCTTGTTTTATACAAAAAGTCCCATGAAAAAGCTGTTTCCATTGCCGCTCGTTCTCTAATTACTTTATTCCGGGAG ATCTGTCCTTCTCTGCTAGTCAAGAAAGATCGTGGGCGTCCTGCTGATCCGAAGGCTCGACCAAAAGCATTCGGCGAAGCAACTATCGCTTCTGATGTGCCTGGAGCTGAGTTGCTAGATGAAGACTTTTCATCAGAAGGGGAAGGCTCAGACGATGCGTCTGATGCTTTTGATTCTAATGATGAGAAAGAGTTGCAATCTGCTCGTGGTACTAAACAAAATTTGGATGGTTCGTCTGAAGCAAACAAGCTTGACACAGATGAAGGTATGAAAGAGGAAGATCAACTATCTGGGGATGAAGATGATACAGAGGAACTAGATGAGGATCAAGACATCTCTGACAATGATAGTGAAGAAAATGATGATGAGCTAGAATGTGACTCTGATATGGATGAGGAGAATGATGTATCtgaatctgatgatgatgaggaactCAGTGAGAAATTGGATGATTCTGATGAAGGCTCTGATCAGGATGATGACAGTGACCAGGATGATAAGTCAAAAAACAGCAGTCGCAAGGCAAATAAGAGAAAGTTGAGTGATTATATAGGGCAACTTAATGCTGCAGATGCAAGCCTTCGAGCTCTGAAGAAGTTGGCAGGAGCCAAGAAGGCTGAAGCTTCGTGCGATGAAGCTGGTAAAATCTTATCTGATGAAGATTTTAAGCGTATTAAGGAGCTAAAG gcaaaaaaagaagcaaaactgGCTCTGGCACAACATGGACTCGGCAAGGGCCATGACACAAAATCAGTAACCTTTAAAATGCCTTCTTCTGATCAGCTTAGTCTGAAACGGGTTGACCCATCCAAGCTTGAG GCTCACATAAAGAGAAAGCTTACGAAAGAGGAGAGATTAGAAATGGTGAAGGCTGGAAGAGAGGATAGAGGAAAATACCAAGCAAGAACAGCTGTGAAACAGAAAAAG ACCGGTGGCTTGAGCAATAGGCAGAAACAACACAAGAAGAAAATGCCCCTCGCTGCAAGCAGAGCGAAGGCAGCGCGTTCTCGACAGGAGAAGAAAAAACTGCAAAAGCGCTCGGGAAAGCAATTCAGAGGACGGAAGGCGTGGAAATGA
- the LOC127770516 gene encoding anthocyanidin reductase ((2S)-flavan-3-ol-forming)-like isoform X1, protein MSAVERKTACVTGGNGYIASALIKMLLQKGYAVNTTVRNPENMEKNSHFKDLHALGPLAVFRADLEEEGSFDEAVAGCDYAFLVAAPVNLKSENPQKELVEAGVRGTLNVMRSCVRAGTVRRVVLTSSAAAVSGRPLQGDGHVLDESSWSNVDYLSSPANKTSPGKAYSLSKVLSEKEASRVAEENGISLVTVCPVVTVGPAPAAEAKPCVAAVLSLLSGDQEMISTVKLMEKATGGLMLVHVDDLCRAEIFLAEKPPPPAAAAAERYICCGLSATMLQLARFLAAKYPEYNVDVAALGDLPEKPRIRLSSEKLAGEGFEFKNRTLDEMYDDAFLEYGRALGILPY, encoded by the exons ATGTCGGCGGTTGAGAGGAAGACGGCGTGCGTCACCGGCGGCAACGGGTACATCGCTTCGGCGCTCATCAAGATGCTGCTGCAGAAGGGATATGCTGTCAACACGACAGTCAGAAACCCCG AAAACATGGAGAAGAACTCCCACTTCAAGGACTTGCACGCACTTGGTCCCCTGGCGGTCTTCCGCGCCGACTTGGAGGAGGAAGGCAGCTTCGACGAGGCGGTCGCCGGCTGCGATTACGCCTTCCTCGTCGCTGCTCCGGTGAACCTCAAGTCAGAGAACCCTCAG AAAGAACTGGTGGAAGCCGGTGTACGAGGCACTCTGAACGTGATGAGGTCGTGCGTGAGAGCCGGCACGGTGAGGCGCGTGGTCCTCACAtcgtcggcggccgccgtctccggcaGGCCGCTGCAAGGCGACGGCCATGTCCTCGACGAGTCGTCATGGTCCAACGTCGACTACCTCAGCTCACCAGCCAACAAGACATCTCCCGGAAAG GCGTACTCGCTTTCGAAGGTTCTTTCAGAGAAGGAAGCGAGCAGGGTCGCGGAGGAGAACGGCATCAGCCTGGTGACCGTTTGCCCGGTGGTCACCGTTGGCCCGGCGCCGGCAGCGGAGGCCAaaccgtgcgtcgccgccgtcctctcctTGCTCTCCG GCGACCAGGAGATGATCAGCACCGTGAAGCTCATGGAGAAGGCCACCGGCGGGCTAATGCTGGTCCACGTCGACGACCTCTGCCGCGCCGAGATATTCCTCGccgagaagccgccgccgccggcggcggcggcggcggagaggtacATCTGCTGCGGCCTCAGCGCCACCATGCTGCAGCTCGCCCGCTTCCTGGCGGCCAAATACCCGGAGTACAATGTCGACGTCGCCGC CCTCGGCGACCTCCCGGAGAAGCCGAGGATCCGCCTCTCGTCGGAgaagctcgccggagaagggtTCGAGTTCAAGAACAGGACGCTGGACGAGATGTACGATGATGCCTTCTTGGAGTACGGTAGAGCCCTCGGGATTCTGCCATACTGA
- the LOC127770516 gene encoding anthocyanidin reductase ((2S)-flavan-3-ol-forming)-like isoform X2, translating into MEKNSHFKDLHALGPLAVFRADLEEEGSFDEAVAGCDYAFLVAAPVNLKSENPQKELVEAGVRGTLNVMRSCVRAGTVRRVVLTSSAAAVSGRPLQGDGHVLDESSWSNVDYLSSPANKTSPGKAYSLSKVLSEKEASRVAEENGISLVTVCPVVTVGPAPAAEAKPCVAAVLSLLSGDQEMISTVKLMEKATGGLMLVHVDDLCRAEIFLAEKPPPPAAAAAERYICCGLSATMLQLARFLAAKYPEYNVDVAALGDLPEKPRIRLSSEKLAGEGFEFKNRTLDEMYDDAFLEYGRALGILPY; encoded by the exons ATGGAGAAGAACTCCCACTTCAAGGACTTGCACGCACTTGGTCCCCTGGCGGTCTTCCGCGCCGACTTGGAGGAGGAAGGCAGCTTCGACGAGGCGGTCGCCGGCTGCGATTACGCCTTCCTCGTCGCTGCTCCGGTGAACCTCAAGTCAGAGAACCCTCAG AAAGAACTGGTGGAAGCCGGTGTACGAGGCACTCTGAACGTGATGAGGTCGTGCGTGAGAGCCGGCACGGTGAGGCGCGTGGTCCTCACAtcgtcggcggccgccgtctccggcaGGCCGCTGCAAGGCGACGGCCATGTCCTCGACGAGTCGTCATGGTCCAACGTCGACTACCTCAGCTCACCAGCCAACAAGACATCTCCCGGAAAG GCGTACTCGCTTTCGAAGGTTCTTTCAGAGAAGGAAGCGAGCAGGGTCGCGGAGGAGAACGGCATCAGCCTGGTGACCGTTTGCCCGGTGGTCACCGTTGGCCCGGCGCCGGCAGCGGAGGCCAaaccgtgcgtcgccgccgtcctctcctTGCTCTCCG GCGACCAGGAGATGATCAGCACCGTGAAGCTCATGGAGAAGGCCACCGGCGGGCTAATGCTGGTCCACGTCGACGACCTCTGCCGCGCCGAGATATTCCTCGccgagaagccgccgccgccggcggcggcggcggcggagaggtacATCTGCTGCGGCCTCAGCGCCACCATGCTGCAGCTCGCCCGCTTCCTGGCGGCCAAATACCCGGAGTACAATGTCGACGTCGCCGC CCTCGGCGACCTCCCGGAGAAGCCGAGGATCCGCCTCTCGTCGGAgaagctcgccggagaagggtTCGAGTTCAAGAACAGGACGCTGGACGAGATGTACGATGATGCCTTCTTGGAGTACGGTAGAGCCCTCGGGATTCTGCCATACTGA